The genomic region AAGGTGATCTTCGACCAGCGCGTCGAGCTGATGAAGGACGAGAGCGTCGCCGAGACCGTCGCCGACATGCGCCACGCCTTCATCGACGACCTCGTCGCCAAGCACGTGCCCGAGCATGCCTATGCCGAGCAGTGGGACGTCGCGGGTCTGAAGGACGAATTGAAGCGCGTGCTCGATCTCGACCTCCCGGTCGACGAATGGGCCAAGGAAGAGGGCATCGCCGACGAGGAGCTGCTCAACCGCATCGAGACCAAGGCCGACGAACATATGGCGGCCAAGGTCGCGCAATGGGGCCCCGACGTGATGCGTTACGTCGAGAAGACCATCCTTTTGCAGACGCTTGACCATCTCTGGCGCGAGCATCTGATCATGCTCGACCATCTGCGCCAGGTCATCGGCCTGCGCGGCTACGGCCAGCGCGATCCGTTGCAGGAGTACAAGACCGAAGCATTCAATCTCTTCCAGGAGATGAGTGCTCACTTGCGCGAGGCCGTCACGGCGCAGCTGATGCGCGTCGAGATCGTCCCGCCGGAGCAGGAAGCGCCCATCCTGCCGCCGATGGAGGCGCATAAGTTCGATCCGAACACCGGCGAAGACGAGATGGCCCTCGCCAGCGTCACGCTCGGCGCCCAGGCCACGGACGCCGCGCTGCGCGACCCGAAGAACCCGGCAAGCTGGGGCAAGGTCGGCCGCAACGAGGACTGCCCGTGCGGTTCCGGCAAGAAGTACAAGCACTGCCACGGACGGTATGCTTAGCTGCTAGCCTCGCTGCCGTGCGCGTGTGAGGCGCGATTCTCGCGCCTCATTCTCCACTGTCGTCGCCCGGCTCGACCTGGCGACCCAGTACCCCGCGGCGCCTCGGCTCAATCACATCCGTCTCTGGAATACTGGATCGCCCGATCAAATCGGGCGATGACAATTGTGTGTGGCGCAGTTCGGGTGAATTCGTAGCCCGGATAGAGCGAAGCACAATCCGGGATTTGTCGTCATGCGAAAGACCCGGATTACGCTTCGCTCCATCCGGGCTACGGCTGCGCGCCGAAAATGCGCCCACCCCTCATCAATTCGAACTGTCGATCAAACTCTCCAGCAGCCGCTTCAATTCGCTCGTCGACTTGTCGCCGTAGCTCTCCAGGATGTGCTCCTCCTGGTCGACCGCGAGCGAGTTGAGCTTCTTGCACAGCACCTTGCCGCGGTCGGAGATGAACATCAGCACCTTGCGGCGGTCGTTCGGGTCCTGCACGCGATAGACCAGCGTGTCGGAGACCATGCGGTCGATCATCTTGGTCAGCGTCGGATGATTGAGCAGCACGGCGTCCGCAAGCTCGCCCATCGAATGGCCCTCGCCATCCGACAGCACTTTCAGGATGCGCCATTGCTCGACCGGAACGCCTTCCTTGCTCAACCGCAGTTCGAGCTGCCGGTTGATCTCCCGGTTGGCTTGCGCGAGCAGGTAGGCGAGGTGTTCGGTGATCGGGGAGTTTTGTTTCGGCGGTTTTGCCACGGCTAAGACTTCGCCTTGACCCAAATGAGTGAATGTCTTGCAAACAATGCTGCATCTATATGCACTTCAATTCTTGAATATTCAATATTTTCAAAATAGGATCATTGCCCAACAAAAGGGCGGAAGCCGGGGCCGCCTGCTCAATGTGCTTTCAGGTCTGGTCTCAGACAGGAGTTGGCGTGCACGCGACGGTAAACTTCCCGGCTCACGGCGGTCCGGTGTTGCCGCCGTCCCTGCTGTTCAGGAATTTGTCGTCATCGGCGGCGGATTTCGACCTGTCTCCGGTCGATGCGCATGTCATGAGGCGGCGCGGCGCGCGCAACAAGCTGCGCATCGGCAATTTCCTCACCTTCACCGGCTCGCCCGGGATCTGGGGCCCGACCTCCACCAACAGCGCGATGCTGGCGGTTGCCGAGATCAACAAGCGCGGCGGCATTCTGGGCCGCGAGCTCGAAATGTCGATCTACGATTCGGGCGGACCGA from Bradyrhizobium sp. CB1015 harbors:
- a CDS encoding MarR family winged helix-turn-helix transcriptional regulator, whose amino-acid sequence is MAKPPKQNSPITEHLAYLLAQANREINRQLELRLSKEGVPVEQWRILKVLSDGEGHSMGELADAVLLNHPTLTKMIDRMVSDTLVYRVQDPNDRRKVLMFISDRGKVLCKKLNSLAVDQEEHILESYGDKSTSELKRLLESLIDSSN